A single window of Flammeovirga agarivorans DNA harbors:
- a CDS encoding hybrid sensor histidine kinase/response regulator transcription factor, which yields MNRLLHFFVLLFITNIGLADSKEDYLYEYLNVSNGLSNNSVTRVVKDHLGQLWFASSEGIVKLDAQGFEYFKPSKRYDQLISEDIETLELGANNILWVGTKSGGLSAYDIAKDQFTSYNHIFEKYIPKNSYLRIISLKETSSGHLYVGTWYHGFFVIDLNTGELIFHRKDKKVIQSIIEVNNGNIWYGTSGSLFEYDVHERKVKKHFVDKVRWITKLTYDKNRDLIYFGSSTSLNQFDLKTHVNKKIGGKNSDKLRLINSLLIDKQGRLWVGTWKDGLYRSNPEKTHFTKIDLLPDAEINKNYEGITDILIDDLGIIWITTTHGGVVRLTENRGIYKVANSHRENIGFTDNNINSIFVDSHNNQWVGTKNGGLVYKSASDNNYKEITVTKNQLINAFQEINGSMYVGASNGLYIFPLNDPNKKHQLFGSTRFRKIKSIYHDQSTKSIWFGLQQSGLATIKSDIVFSLDQITFYAPDVRKENKFVSDRVEHIIAGNNNSIWIGSYHGLFRWNTTTNKYQFIDLKSNFDFPSNIILSLYTTPSLDTLFVGSAKGLLVLDNTGEELQFIDFFDQSSGLENDCINAITLDQKGLVWLGLSKGISSIDLSTNTIQNYTKEDGVNVSSINIDAVFNTNDLIYFGGQKGLLVFSPQFLDTKKTIPQLYFSKVFIDNKNISVGDSLHQKIILDKILAFTKEIDLTYREKVIRLDFNTNNYIDQKNITYYYRVKSISDQWINNQHTTSITFTQLPVGENIIEIKGCKNGECGESTQLQINISPAPWQTTTAYVIYVIVVLIIFYGVFSFFIRKEKLENKIKLVNIEKEKEHEITEAKVRFFTNISHEIRTPLTLIHSPLEEILEEEDLPNKYRTKLQIINKNANSLLVLVNQLLDFRKVENNKITLSYQFVSLKKLIENKCWEFQSLIQTAGLKLDFQTKVSENQLYKLDQEKIEIVINNLISNAIKFTPRGKKITVNLEIDEKIKISIRDEGVGIKTEDLDAIFTRYYQGSTKELTEQRGTGIGLSLSKNIINLHDGEIYVESTENEGSTFIIELPIIETKESEVENKIEDRPINKNNTLLLVDDNHDILQYLESIFTDQYHILTATNGKEGLEIMNKQDVDCVISDVMMPVMDGLTFCKEVKGKPELQHIPFLLLTANATTENELESLGLGANDFLRKPFNSKVIKEKVKNLLAYKLQLITFYRSTLNPIQKAEPKIDKPLTEDEKFIQNAVQFIEDNIDNDELNVEVLAHHMAMSQSTIYRKLKALTNNTIVGFIRSVRLKKAAQLILETDDSIKVIAENVGINDVRYFNREFKKQYEVDPSVYKEYQLDDNT from the coding sequence ATGAATAGACTACTACATTTTTTTGTTCTTTTATTTATTACCAACATTGGCTTAGCCGATTCGAAAGAAGACTATTTATACGAATACCTGAATGTATCTAACGGACTGTCGAATAACTCTGTAACTAGAGTAGTTAAAGATCATTTGGGGCAATTATGGTTTGCAAGTAGTGAAGGTATTGTCAAATTGGATGCACAAGGTTTTGAATATTTCAAACCCTCTAAAAGGTATGACCAATTGATCAGTGAAGATATTGAGACCTTAGAATTAGGGGCAAATAATATATTGTGGGTAGGAACAAAAAGTGGTGGTTTATCTGCTTATGACATTGCAAAAGACCAGTTTACAAGTTATAATCATATATTTGAAAAATATATTCCAAAGAATTCATACCTCAGAATTATCTCTTTGAAAGAAACTTCTTCTGGACATTTATATGTGGGCACTTGGTATCATGGTTTTTTTGTGATTGATTTAAATACGGGAGAACTTATATTTCATCGAAAAGACAAGAAAGTAATACAATCCATTATAGAAGTAAACAACGGGAATATTTGGTATGGTACATCTGGTAGTTTATTTGAATACGATGTTCATGAAAGAAAAGTAAAGAAACATTTTGTAGATAAAGTTCGATGGATAACGAAATTAACCTATGATAAAAATAGAGACCTTATATATTTTGGTTCTAGTACCTCTTTAAATCAGTTTGACCTTAAAACGCATGTCAATAAAAAAATTGGCGGAAAAAATTCTGATAAATTACGATTAATCAATTCATTATTAATTGATAAACAAGGAAGACTTTGGGTAGGAACATGGAAGGATGGACTCTACAGAAGTAACCCAGAGAAAACACACTTCACCAAAATTGATCTATTGCCTGACGCTGAAATCAATAAGAATTATGAAGGGATTACTGATATTCTAATTGATGACCTTGGTATTATTTGGATTACAACTACTCATGGAGGTGTGGTAAGGTTAACCGAAAACAGAGGAATTTATAAAGTAGCGAACTCTCATCGAGAGAATATAGGTTTTACGGACAATAACATCAATAGTATATTTGTCGACTCACATAACAATCAATGGGTAGGAACTAAGAATGGGGGTTTGGTATATAAGAGTGCATCTGATAATAATTATAAGGAAATTACTGTCACTAAAAACCAACTAATTAATGCCTTCCAAGAGATCAATGGTTCTATGTATGTGGGCGCCTCTAATGGTTTGTATATTTTCCCTCTCAATGATCCCAATAAGAAGCATCAGTTGTTTGGATCAACTAGATTTAGAAAAATAAAATCCATTTACCATGATCAATCAACAAAGTCCATCTGGTTCGGTTTACAACAAAGTGGTCTTGCAACAATTAAGAGTGACATAGTATTCTCTCTTGACCAGATTACTTTTTATGCTCCCGATGTGAGAAAAGAGAATAAATTCGTTTCAGATAGAGTTGAACATATCATTGCAGGAAACAATAATTCCATATGGATTGGGTCTTATCATGGCTTGTTCAGATGGAACACAACCACCAACAAATACCAATTTATAGATCTAAAAAGTAATTTCGATTTTCCGTCAAATATCATATTATCACTTTATACAACTCCTAGTTTAGATACTCTTTTTGTGGGAAGTGCGAAAGGGTTATTAGTATTAGATAATACTGGAGAAGAATTACAATTTATCGATTTTTTCGATCAGTCATCTGGTTTAGAAAATGATTGTATCAATGCCATTACTTTAGATCAAAAAGGCTTAGTATGGCTAGGATTATCAAAAGGGATAAGTAGCATTGATTTATCAACCAATACCATTCAGAACTATACAAAAGAAGATGGAGTTAATGTTTCTTCTATAAATATTGATGCAGTATTTAATACGAATGATCTGATTTATTTTGGTGGACAGAAAGGTCTACTTGTTTTCTCTCCACAGTTCCTTGATACAAAGAAAACGATTCCACAATTATACTTTTCTAAAGTATTTATCGATAATAAGAACATAAGTGTAGGAGATAGCTTACATCAAAAAATCATATTAGATAAAATATTGGCCTTTACTAAAGAAATTGATCTTACATATAGAGAGAAGGTCATTCGATTAGACTTTAATACGAATAATTATATCGATCAAAAAAATATCACTTATTATTATAGAGTTAAATCTATATCTGATCAATGGATTAATAATCAGCATACCACAAGTATCACATTTACTCAGCTGCCGGTTGGTGAAAATATTATAGAGATTAAAGGCTGTAAAAATGGTGAATGTGGAGAATCAACTCAACTACAAATAAACATTAGTCCAGCACCTTGGCAAACAACCACTGCTTATGTGATCTATGTAATTGTTGTATTAATTATATTTTATGGAGTGTTCAGTTTCTTTATTAGAAAGGAAAAACTGGAGAACAAAATCAAACTAGTCAATATTGAGAAAGAAAAAGAACACGAAATCACAGAAGCGAAAGTAAGGTTCTTTACCAATATTTCTCATGAGATTAGAACTCCACTCACATTAATCCATTCGCCATTGGAGGAAATATTGGAAGAGGAAGACCTTCCCAATAAATACAGAACAAAACTTCAGATTATAAATAAAAACGCCAATAGCTTATTGGTATTAGTTAATCAATTACTTGATTTTAGGAAGGTTGAAAATAATAAAATCACACTTTCTTATCAATTTGTCTCACTCAAGAAACTAATAGAAAATAAATGTTGGGAGTTTCAGTCACTTATTCAAACTGCTGGTTTAAAGTTAGACTTTCAAACCAAGGTATCAGAAAATCAACTTTATAAACTAGATCAGGAAAAGATTGAAATTGTGATTAATAACTTGATCTCAAATGCTATAAAATTTACACCAAGAGGTAAAAAAATCACAGTCAATTTAGAAATAGACGAGAAAATTAAAATTAGTATTAGAGACGAAGGAGTAGGGATAAAAACAGAAGACCTCGACGCAATCTTCACAAGATATTACCAAGGAAGTACGAAAGAACTTACTGAACAAAGAGGAACTGGAATCGGGCTATCTCTATCTAAGAACATTATCAACCTGCATGATGGTGAAATCTATGTAGAAAGTACAGAAAACGAAGGAAGTACTTTTATCATAGAATTACCTATAATAGAAACCAAAGAATCTGAAGTTGAGAACAAAATTGAAGATCGACCAATAAATAAAAATAATACCTTATTGTTGGTAGATGATAACCATGATATTTTACAATACTTGGAATCAATATTTACAGATCAATACCATATTCTAACTGCGACAAATGGGAAAGAAGGGTTAGAAATAATGAATAAACAAGATGTAGATTGTGTCATATCCGATGTAATGATGCCAGTGATGGATGGTCTCACTTTTTGTAAAGAGGTGAAAGGTAAACCGGAATTACAACATATTCCTTTCTTACTACTTACAGCAAATGCAACGACAGAAAATGAACTAGAAAGTTTAGGATTAGGAGCTAATGATTTCTTAAGAAAACCTTTTAATAGCAAGGTGATTAAAGAAAAAGTAAAAAACCTTCTCGCCTATAAGTTACAATTGATCACTTTCTATCGATCGACCCTTAACCCAATACAAAAAGCAGAACCAAAGATAGATAAACCATTAACAGAAGACGAGAAGTTTATCCAGAACGCCGTACAGTTTATTGAAGATAATATAGACAATGATGAATTGAATGTAGAAGTACTGGCTCACCATATGGCAATGAGTCAATCCACCATTTATAGGAAGCTTAAAGCATTGACAAATAATACTATAGTTGGGTTTATACGTTCAGTTCGACTTAAAAAAGCAGCACAATTAATTTTAGAGACAGATGATTCAATAAAGGTAATTGCTGAAAATGTTGGAATTAACGATGTGAGATACTTTAATAGAGAGTTTAAAAAACAATATGAAGTAGATCCTAGTGTGTA
- a CDS encoding sulfatase: MVWSKRYIFFFSLLSLFSCKSEKSKHYKTTEKLPNILFIIADDLGAHDLSTTGSQYYETPNIDGLAAKGIQFDQGYASCQVCSPSRASIMTGKSPARHGITDWIGALEGEKWRKKKRNNKLLPAYYQHALDTSYVTMPEAFKEHGYTTFFAGKWHIGDEGSLPEDHGFDINIGGFEAGSPKGGYFSPYKNPRLEDGPKGENLSMRLANETVAFMKNNKDNPFFACLSFYAVHGPIQTTEEKWKKYRDKATTKEIDPTGYKMGKFLPIRQYQDNPVYAGLVESMDDAVGRVLSSLDELGLSENTIIVFTGDNGGVSAGDSFSTSNLPLKGGKGYQFEGGLRTPYIIKVPGNKHQGIHSDVPVTGTDFYPTLLDLAGLPLYPEQHQDGISVAPIFEGKKTEERAIVWHYPHYGNQGGEPSSVIRSGKWKLIHYYEDNREELYNLEEDGGELTDLSADYPSIVKNLSDGLFTYLNDLGANYPEEDKLWTKDKEDKYLNKVGTVKMKSLEKSRINMLGETYQPNADWWGSQLIVD, encoded by the coding sequence ATGGTTTGGTCAAAGCGATATATTTTCTTTTTTAGTTTACTGTCACTCTTCTCCTGTAAGAGCGAAAAAAGTAAGCATTATAAAACCACCGAGAAGTTACCAAATATTCTTTTTATAATAGCAGATGATTTAGGAGCACATGACTTATCAACAACGGGGTCACAATATTATGAGACACCTAATATAGATGGACTAGCGGCGAAGGGTATACAGTTCGATCAAGGTTATGCTTCTTGCCAAGTTTGTAGTCCTTCAAGAGCAAGTATTATGACAGGGAAGTCACCAGCTAGGCACGGAATAACAGATTGGATCGGTGCACTTGAAGGTGAAAAGTGGCGTAAGAAGAAAAGAAATAATAAACTATTGCCTGCCTATTATCAACATGCATTAGATACTTCTTATGTAACCATGCCGGAAGCTTTTAAAGAACATGGATATACCACTTTCTTTGCTGGTAAATGGCACATAGGTGATGAGGGATCTTTACCTGAAGACCATGGTTTTGATATCAATATTGGAGGGTTTGAAGCTGGTTCGCCTAAAGGAGGTTACTTTTCACCCTATAAAAACCCAAGATTGGAAGATGGACCCAAAGGTGAAAACTTAAGCATGCGTCTAGCCAATGAAACGGTAGCTTTTATGAAGAATAATAAGGACAATCCGTTTTTTGCTTGCCTATCATTTTATGCTGTTCATGGTCCTATTCAGACAACGGAGGAGAAATGGAAAAAATACAGAGATAAAGCAACAACTAAAGAAATAGATCCAACAGGATATAAAATGGGTAAGTTCTTACCAATCCGTCAATATCAAGATAACCCAGTCTATGCAGGCTTAGTTGAATCAATGGATGATGCTGTCGGTAGAGTATTATCTTCTTTAGATGAATTAGGTTTAAGCGAGAATACTATCATTGTCTTTACAGGAGATAACGGTGGTGTATCTGCAGGAGATTCATTCTCTACATCAAACCTTCCATTAAAAGGTGGGAAAGGATATCAATTTGAAGGGGGACTAAGAACACCTTACATTATAAAAGTTCCTGGTAATAAGCATCAAGGAATACATAGTGATGTTCCTGTAACAGGAACAGATTTCTACCCAACCTTATTGGACCTTGCAGGGTTACCACTGTATCCAGAACAACATCAAGATGGAATCAGTGTAGCTCCAATATTTGAGGGAAAAAAAACAGAAGAAAGAGCTATAGTATGGCATTATCCTCATTATGGTAATCAGGGTGGTGAACCTTCTTCAGTGATTCGTTCTGGAAAATGGAAACTGATTCATTATTATGAAGACAATAGAGAAGAGTTATACAATTTGGAGGAAGATGGTGGTGAATTAACTGATTTATCCGCTGACTATCCTTCTATTGTGAAAAACTTAAGTGATGGATTATTTACTTATCTGAATGATTTAGGGGCAAACTATCCTGAAGAAGATAAACTTTGGACAAAGGACAAAGAGGATAAATATCTGAATAAGGTTGGAACAGTAAAAATGAAAAGCTTAGAGAAAAGCCGTATCAATATGTTAGGTGAAACGTACCAACCCAATGCAGATTGGTGGGGAAGCCAACTGATTGTTGATTAA
- a CDS encoding SusC/RagA family TonB-linked outer membrane protein, with protein sequence MKSFYSLKQAQTFRYLLVLSMIFLGLTVQAQDKTISGVVKDQSGIPLPGVNIKIKSTTTGTITNFDGEFTLAGVSSDNTILFSFMGYEAQEVVVGTNQNFDIVLEESTELLSEIVVVGYGTQKKENLTGAVGVVTPDKDIGNQAITNTETLLQGRIAGVQLTQSGGKPGAGAEITIRGNGTLNNSSPLVLIDGIPGSMQDILPSDIESVSVLKDAASASIYGTRAANGVILVTTKKGGKNEKIKLSYNGYAGVQKATVLPDFLDSWDYMTLKNEASVNAGRSPIYTDEEIAIAKAGTDPYKYGNTDWADETFKDGAFFQNHQVSLTQKVGKTQYLASLGYLDQNGIMYGTSAERLNYRINLKSELGKGFTFGTNFFGAVKTAEESGDTDDQGVMRLIANSSPLVPVFNPDGSWGSASGNPYEINTKNPVFYATEASRKTTKSNKNTINPYLEFNPVQGLTFRTNFSYSYTQAFNKTHKYTFQLTDSDGNDSDVGRQQNSLQDISNTYETVQWENTVNYEKKLNRHSINLLAGTTMNTYKHKWMKAKVTDLPSNDLTEIGSGSNPTVDGTFNESRLMSVFGRVQYSYDDRYLIEANLRTDGSSKFPSNNRYAIFPALSAGWIFSNEAFLESENFLSFGKIRANWGQLGNDKIGYYPYSQSYTPTDGYPFDGSQIYSGGLAVIDLANPDIKWETTTSYGIGADLGFWDDKLTVTADYFVKDTDDILLKLPIPGATGITSPAYQNAGRVKNTGWELAVNHYNTIGNTGIEYNIGFNVTHIDNEIISMQGETQYPNNRQVNMEGSPIGSFYGYNNTGIYRTEEDLESYPYIDGQTPQLGDLIYEDINGDGVIDDKDRTIIGNPNPEYTYGINLGIAYKGFDLKVFLQGVQNVDIYSSSTGNHSGAGNNLMNWTTDWMDRWTPENPNATKPRLGNVNNEEISSFWVEDASYLRLKNIEVGYTFSQNVCKKLKVQNFRIFANSTNPITWTQLEHWDPERYASQSRNEAYPQTTTLTFGTNITF encoded by the coding sequence ATGAAAAGTTTTTATTCACTGAAGCAAGCACAAACATTTCGCTATCTACTTGTGCTTAGTATGATCTTTCTAGGGCTAACTGTTCAGGCTCAAGACAAGACTATTTCCGGAGTTGTTAAAGACCAAAGTGGTATACCACTTCCTGGTGTTAACATTAAAATTAAATCTACCACTACTGGTACAATTACAAATTTTGATGGTGAATTCACATTAGCGGGTGTATCATCAGACAATACTATTCTATTTAGCTTTATGGGTTATGAAGCTCAAGAAGTAGTAGTTGGTACAAATCAAAATTTTGATATTGTATTAGAAGAGTCAACTGAATTACTTTCTGAGATAGTAGTTGTAGGTTATGGTACACAAAAGAAAGAAAATCTAACTGGTGCTGTAGGTGTGGTTACGCCTGATAAAGATATCGGTAACCAAGCTATCACTAACACAGAAACATTATTACAAGGTAGAATCGCTGGTGTTCAGTTAACACAGTCAGGTGGTAAGCCAGGAGCTGGAGCTGAAATTACTATTCGTGGTAATGGTACACTAAACAACTCTAGTCCCCTAGTTTTAATTGATGGTATTCCGGGTAGTATGCAAGATATCCTTCCATCAGATATTGAAAGTGTGTCTGTATTAAAGGATGCAGCATCGGCTTCAATCTATGGTACTAGAGCGGCCAATGGTGTAATCTTAGTTACAACTAAAAAGGGTGGCAAGAACGAAAAAATCAAATTATCTTATAATGGTTACGCTGGTGTTCAAAAAGCGACTGTTCTTCCAGACTTCTTAGATAGTTGGGATTACATGACATTAAAAAATGAGGCTAGTGTAAACGCAGGTAGATCTCCAATTTATACTGACGAGGAAATTGCCATTGCGAAGGCAGGAACAGATCCTTATAAATATGGAAATACTGATTGGGCAGATGAAACATTTAAGGATGGAGCATTCTTCCAAAACCACCAAGTTTCACTAACACAAAAAGTAGGTAAGACACAATATTTGGCATCACTTGGTTACTTAGATCAAAATGGTATCATGTATGGTACTTCTGCAGAGCGTTTAAACTATAGAATAAACTTAAAAAGTGAGTTAGGAAAAGGCTTTACTTTTGGTACTAACTTCTTTGGTGCAGTAAAAACAGCAGAAGAATCAGGTGATACAGACGATCAAGGTGTAATGAGGTTAATTGCTAACTCCTCTCCTTTAGTGCCTGTTTTCAATCCTGATGGTTCATGGGGATCTGCATCTGGTAATCCATATGAAATTAATACTAAGAACCCTGTATTTTATGCCACTGAAGCTTCACGTAAGACCACTAAGTCAAATAAAAATACAATCAACCCTTATTTAGAGTTTAATCCAGTACAAGGGCTTACGTTTAGAACAAACTTCAGTTATTCATATACTCAGGCGTTTAATAAGACTCATAAGTATACTTTCCAATTAACGGATAGTGATGGTAATGATTCTGATGTAGGTAGACAACAAAATTCATTACAGGATATCTCAAATACATATGAAACTGTACAATGGGAAAACACTGTTAATTATGAGAAAAAGCTGAATAGACATAGCATCAACTTACTTGCAGGTACAACTATGAATACCTACAAACACAAGTGGATGAAAGCAAAAGTTACTGACCTACCAAGTAATGACTTGACAGAAATTGGATCTGGTAGTAATCCAACTGTGGATGGTACATTCAACGAATCTAGATTAATGTCGGTATTTGGTAGAGTACAATATAGTTATGATGATCGCTACTTAATAGAGGCAAACCTTAGAACGGATGGTTCTTCAAAGTTCCCTTCTAATAATCGTTATGCTATCTTCCCAGCGTTATCTGCGGGTTGGATCTTCTCTAACGAAGCATTTTTAGAAAGCGAAAACTTTTTGTCATTTGGTAAAATTAGAGCCAACTGGGGACAGCTAGGAAATGATAAAATCGGTTACTACCCTTATTCTCAGTCTTACACTCCTACTGATGGTTATCCTTTTGATGGATCACAAATTTACAGCGGTGGTTTAGCAGTAATCGACTTAGCCAATCCAGATATTAAATGGGAAACTACTACATCTTATGGCATTGGTGCAGATTTAGGATTCTGGGATGATAAATTGACTGTAACTGCAGATTACTTTGTAAAAGATACGGATGATATCTTATTGAAATTACCAATTCCGGGTGCCACTGGTATTACTTCACCTGCTTATCAAAATGCTGGTAGAGTGAAAAACACAGGATGGGAATTAGCAGTCAATCACTACAATACTATTGGTAATACTGGTATTGAATACAATATTGGTTTCAACGTCACACATATCGATAACGAAATCATCAGTATGCAGGGAGAAACTCAATATCCAAACAACCGCCAAGTAAATATGGAAGGTTCACCAATCGGTTCATTCTATGGATATAACAACACTGGAATTTACAGAACTGAAGAAGACTTAGAAAGTTACCCATATATCGACGGACAAACACCACAATTAGGTGATTTAATCTATGAAGATATTAATGGTGACGGTGTAATTGATGACAAAGACAGAACTATTATTGGTAACCCTAACCCTGAGTACACTTATGGTATCAACTTAGGTATCGCTTACAAAGGGTTCGATTTGAAAGTCTTTTTACAAGGAGTACAAAATGTTGACATCTACTCATCGTCAACAGGTAACCATAGTGGAGCTGGAAATAACTTAATGAACTGGACAACTGATTGGATGGATCGTTGGACACCTGAAA